The genomic segment CGGCATGACTTGATCGGCGAATCCTGCTGGGATACTTAGTAGAAGCCAATAACAAATTGCAACAAATCTCGCTATTTGCTTCATGGTTTTGCTACGAGTAGTCTCGCACTCCATGGCTGTAACCGGATAGTAACGGTTCCCTTCCAATCAAGATCGACCAATTGCATTCCGATTGCTTCTCGCAGCTTGGTTGCCGTAAGCCCATTGGGGAGCGTTTTCGGAATCGTTACATCGATTGCTTTGTCGGAAAGATTGGTTACTACAACTGAGGTTTCATTGCCTTCGGTTCTTGTAAACGCTAATCCTTCATTAACAAATTCGGGTGTTTCGATCCACTGCAATTTGCCGGTGCGTAGTGAGGGGAGCGAGTTACGCCAATGAATCCAATTCTTATATTGAGTATACAAAACGATGTTGACTTGATTCCAGTCGATTGGTTCTTTTTCGAATAACGACGGTTTATAGGTCGCGCCGATTTCCTGACCGTTGTAAAGCAGCGGTACACCGGGTAAGCCGAAGATTAATCCGATGTATGCCGGAAGCTTTTCTTTTCCGAACGCCTCGACAGCACGTTGTTCATCGTGGTTTTCTAAAAATCGCATCACGAAAAACGAGCTGTCGGTGCGCAGCTCGAATGCTGTGAGATAGCTTCGAAGCGAATCGGCGCCAATCTTCCCTTGCACATTTGCTTTTAATGAATGATACAACGGCCAATCATACATCGAGTGAAATCCGAGTGAGGAATACTCATCGCCATACGCTTCCGCCAAAAAAAGCGCTCCCGGTTTCTCTTTGCGCAGCGACGATAGTGCGCTCTTCCAATAATCAGCAGGCACCATCCCGGCTACATCGAATCGGAAACCATCGACGTTGTAGCCGATTAACCATAAGTGAAGTGCATCGGTCATATACTGCCGCATTGCTGGAACCGCGAAATTGAAATCCGAGATGTCTGACCAGTCGGCTACTTCGCGGGTAAAGTTGCCGTTTGCATCTTTCATCCACCAGTCGGGATGTTCCTTCATGAGGATGTGATCGTTTGCCGAATGATTTGCGACCCAGTCGAGAATTACTCTCATTTGCATCCCGTGCGATTTCGCTACTAACGATCGAAAGGCAAGTGAATCGCCAAATTCAGGATTCGGTATCAAGTAGTCGCGAACAGCATAGGGGCTGCCATAGGTGCCTTTCCGCCCTTCGATACCCAACGGGAATATCGGCATCAGCCATAGATTTTGAATTCCTAATTCGCGGATTGATCCCAATCGTTCTTGGAATCCTTGGAAATCTCCACTGGGCGATGCTGAACGGATATACACTTCGTACAACGGGTAACCGCGGATCCATTCAGGAGTATTTGCGAACGCAACTATTGCAAACAGACTGATCGCAATTGTTAACAGGTGTCGAGCCAATCGTTTCATTGTATTCTCGGTCTTCACTTTGTTGGATTCCAATTTTCCCAATGCACTTTCGCTTCGTCATAACGTTCGCTTGGTGCTTTAAATTCATCGGGATATCCCAGCGGGATTAAACAAAACGGAGCGACCCCTTCCGGTAGTTGAAACAAATCGTTAAATACTTGTAATCGTTCCTGCCGTGGCCAAATCCCAACCCAAACGGCTCCCAATCCAATCGCTGTTGCCATTAACAAGATATTCTGAGTTGCAGCGCTGCAATCGAGCATCCAGTTTCCGGGATGTTTTTCCACTTTCGATTCACCGCAAACAAGAATTGCAGCCGAAGCTTCGACCGTCATTTCAGCGTAGGGTTGAAGTTTCGAAATCGTGTCGAGTTTCGCGCGATCCGTAATAATCAGGAAGCGCCACGGTTGGGCG from the bacterium genome contains:
- a CDS encoding alpha-amylase family glycosyl hydrolase, with the translated sequence MKRLARHLLTIAISLFAIVAFANTPEWIRGYPLYEVYIRSASPSGDFQGFQERLGSIRELGIQNLWLMPIFPLGIEGRKGTYGSPYAVRDYLIPNPEFGDSLAFRSLVAKSHGMQMRVILDWVANHSANDHILMKEHPDWWMKDANGNFTREVADWSDISDFNFAVPAMRQYMTDALHLWLIGYNVDGFRFDVAGMVPADYWKSALSSLRKEKPGALFLAEAYGDEYSSLGFHSMYDWPLYHSLKANVQGKIGADSLRSYLTAFELRTDSSFFVMRFLENHDEQRAVEAFGKEKLPAYIGLIFGLPGVPLLYNGQEIGATYKPSLFEKEPIDWNQVNIVLYTQYKNWIHWRNSLPSLRTGKLQWIETPEFVNEGLAFTRTEGNETSVVVTNLSDKAIDVTIPKTLPNGLTATKLREAIGMQLVDLDWKGTVTIRLQPWSARLLVAKP
- a CDS encoding nitroreductase family protein; translation: MDVIFRRRSIRHYTNEPVTREQIEQLLHAAMAAPSAGNAQPWRFLIITDRAKLDTISKLQPYAEMTVEASAAILVCGESKVEKHPGNWMLDCSAATQNILLMATAIGLGAVWVGIWPRQERLQVFNDLFQLPEGVAPFCLIPLGYPDEFKAPSERYDEAKVHWENWNPTK